GCAGTATGTCCCATGCAAATGACCAATAGACTCTGTATGTTTAACATGCATCTGGTTTGAGGTTGTTCTGTACTGCCTGGCAGCCGTAGAGTGCAAAGCTAAATAACTCAGTACACCATATATATCAAGTGTCTTCCTGATTCCCAGTCTGTATCCACACCTATTTCACAGCGGTTGGTGCTTTTCTAAGCCTCAGTTGTATTCATGGGCATCACTCCCCAGTGGGCTCCCAGTGAAGTAATCCCATTGCCATTGTAGCGGCCACTCAGTATAATCAGCTCTGCCTCTGGGTTGTTGGTGTAGAAGTTGAAGGAGTGCTGTAACAGAGgattaacaaatcaaataaatgatgATCATCAATACTGATAAGTATGACAAATATAAGTTATAAGAGTGGAAGTTAAACCTGGGTTGGCTGGCCCACAGTCAGAGAGCGCCCTCTGGAGGTCACAAACACCAGCTGATAGATGTAGTTACTCTGGTGGTATTTTCCAGACACCTGTAACATAGAAGGTAATATGCCCAGTTAGTCTGATACGTTATAACAAATGAACACAGATGGCAGATTTTGGCACCTGAAATCCAGACTAACTATATAAAAATTATACAATTATAATctactgtatactgtatttttatttttcttgagcACTAAAAGAATTCTGAACCTCTGTGGAGACCTATCATAGAATATACCCAaatgttttaatgaaatgtttacataaatataaaaatatgatgaATTATTACAAATTGTGATCttaaagatgaaaataaacaataaacaatattgtGAAATGAATGTACAAATctaccctagtgaggataagcggtttagaagatgaatgaatgaatgaatgaatgtacaAATCTCTGACCTGAATAATCCTCTCTCCATCGAATAGCTCTATCTCATGTGCTTGATTGTATGTGCGGCCATTCCGCTGAGCCCAAATCAAGCCGTACCTCAGCTGGATactgcagaggacagagagagaaatgaggctGAAGAGTTTAATTCTTGAGTCCATTGATAGTGAACAAGGATTGGAGAGTTGAAGgggagacaggaggacaggagtgGATAGACAGCAGTGTTAAGACGCAACAATCCCATTTCAAAGAACCAGCACCGACTTGGGCAGGTCGTTTTGCATTGTCTTACTCTCAGTGACCATCACTAAAGCTACGGCTGTCAACACTGAGCATCTTCTGCACCCACGTGAGAGGAGAAAACTCTTCACACCAGGAGGGGGCAGCAAGCCAACTGGTTGCCTCAGGCACTGACGTTGTCAGCTTGGCATTTTGCTCGTGGAAGGGGTTGTGTTGTGTACTAGCTAATTAGCACAACATCAACAcatgccctgcgttccaatacccatactaccataccaTTTAGTAGGGTataaaagaattagtatgtcccaatacatagtatgtcagatgcagtatgccaagagtaccaggatgttctactacatccggtcagatttcacagtctgcatttcagcatgctgctctggccattctgacccacaatcctttgcgcagcggacgttacgttgtactgactgagctgcgtgtacaagccacgcccacatacggacgacaacaaaacacatatcgcacaaagctcgctcagtgacagcagcagcgacaggaagacagaagatcagaaatatgacagacgacagcgcagtatgaaacagcacccgcatttgacaacaacattcaaatgtggagctacggacggcagcggaagtgagcaagaggggcggacttcagggatgatgtatgtagtgtgtcccaatagtatgcattcgcatgcatactgcatactaaactacatactttgtaagggcagatgcagtacatactaaaagtaaaaagtataagtatgtgatttggaacgcagggaccGTTTCATTTCTCATGCCCTGATTTTCTGCCAATCAGAAAGCTCTGTCTGACAGTGGCTTCGACCAATAGTCAGCTTGGAGTGTCTGGGGTCTTAATCACCGGAGGCCACGTGTGGTGTAGAGAAAAAGATTGTCAGGAGAGAGACATTAAAGGTTAAGTCAAGACTGATTACTCTGGATACTCTGGACTGACCCAGTAATGTAGCTGCCGGTGACTTCCCAGACCCTGACTGCGGTGATTCGGCCTGTTCCTGATGAGGTGAAAGAGGTACCGCTGCCAGACCCAACAGACCCGGAGAAGGAGTAGCTTTCAGCAGCGGCTGGGGGATGAAAAGACAAATTAGGGTGTACAATTAAGGGGTAGTGGAAAGAGAAGCTAATACGCTATACTGCCACTGCTTTCTTGACTTAGCATCTTAGCACTTAGAACTTTCTATGTTGAGACATCTTATTTGAAACTGGGTGTAAAAACAAGAAAGCAGGAAGGCTCCACAGATGGATGTGCTTACGTCTTCCCAGGCAGCTGGCCCACATCACAGCCATGAACAGGAGGGAGGACAATTTGAGATAGGAAAGCATCCTGAGTctggaaacagaggaaaaacagatgaTAATACAGGAAAAATAACTGCAGTAGGTGGGGTCTAAGCAGTTGGATGAATATGGCTGAATTATGAATCAGGGCCGGagtggaaaaagaagaaaaatgacctACGTGAAGAATTTCAATTGGGCATGGCATCAGTATGAACTTGTATGTGCTTGTTTAGCGTGCCATACTAAACATTTGGGAAATTGTAGCTACTGTGCAGAATGAGCTAGAAATACAatggttttcagttttcatttgaaGTTATCAATTTTCTGTAATTCCGCCTACGTGCCAAACACCACCAATTTTGCAGGATCCTTCAGAGTACATACCTGGACTAAATTACGTAGACACTAAATTTAATTAAGATAGCATCATATGTTCATAGTGTAGGGCAATTTTTGTAAATGAGGACCTGTCTACAAATTTTGGAAGCCAATTAGCAAAATGGTaccaaatattaaaaatctgAATAAGTCATTTCACCCAGCTCTCTCTGGATATGGTGTGTGCCAGATTTGCAGATGATATGATCAAATTTGGAGGAGATTAGGTGAAAAAACTgtcacacaaatacaaaatgggATGGAATACCAAAGCATTTGTATTGTACTTGTTTGTACTTGTTTGTCATGACCAGAGGAAAAATTTCACATTCAACACATATTCACAGTTAAATTACAGCGCAAGAAGCTAATGTGAATTTTTAATTGTACCTCTGGCACTTCCCAAATCTGGAGTACCATATTTTCCTGTCAGGTATTATTAAACCTTTGCACAATAATGAAGTTTTCCAATTTTAAGTGAATTGGAATTAAGTTTAATGAGTTTAAATTCATGATGCTGCTATAGCACCACCTATTGGCCAAATTTCACCATGGTGTTAGTGTAGCTGAACTTCGAAtatcaaaaatctgaaaacataCTCTTTTCCTGGCCTGGTCCATATATTCTGTGTGCCAAATTTAGCACCAATTGCTCAAAATTTGTAGGAGGAGTagtgaaaaactgattttgacaaaattcaaaAGGCAGAAAATCCGTCCAAGGGCAAATGGATGTGGCCTATGTGGATTGGTTTGTCTTGACCCGCAGAATCTGAGAAAAAACTATTTATTTCTGAGAGTTTTGGGTCAAAGTCCACCAGCACTACCTTGTGGTCagttgatatatattttttctctctgtagaAAGAAGTAAGATACAATAATAATCCAGCTCTTTGGAGGCAAATGATAATTTTAATACTACTTTTTAATACAAATGACTTACGGAAACCTGAGGAAATGTCATTTTGAGTGGTACATCCCAGGGGTATAtcgaaaaaaaacctcaaattgATGAAATTTGATGTAACATTGAAGCTTACCCCTGAGGACCGTGTCATGCAGAACAATAACAAATCTACATCAGTAGTCCTGAGGCTGTCAGTATCTGTATTTACCATTCCTATGGGTAAATTAAGTATTCcagcttccaaaataaaaaatatccaaataatttaacacagtTAAATAAATGCTCACGGCTGGTGAGATGCTGTCGAAGTCCTCCAGAGAAAGAAATGGACACAGTGTCTTCTTTGTTGACCTCTTTCTCCAAAAAGTCACAGTGCTGGCACAGATGCGAGGACTCACCTGCACCTGCTTCTGAGCTGAGGCTGTCTTATATGTAGTCTCTCCTCCCACTGCCACGCAAATCAGGTGCTATTATCACAGCATTCCTTAGTGGCAGTCTGAGAACAATAGAGCAATTTGTTGTGCTGAATAAGAATTTTGGTTGAACAAGGAAGTAAACTAGGAGAGAAGCATGAGGAAGAATCAAGGCGCTTTCAAAATCGTTTCAGCCAGACCTTCTGGAATAGCAGACATACCCACTTCTTGTTACCCACTGAAATCCAAGCCTtggaaatttatttttctgtataaCTATCCCTATTTATCTGAAAAGGGATTGGCTCAGAAAATAGTACATCATTATAATTTACAAGCCCAGTGAAAATGATAGGCTCCCAAGtttgttcaatttttttttttttttttttaatatatatatacaagtaATTTACTTCCATTCAAAACCATATATGACTGCACTTTTAggataagtaagtaagtaagtaagtaagtaagtaagtaagtatgtaagtaaatagataaataaataaacaaacaaataaataactaaatattgACTGCATTTATCTGATAATGGCACAtcttctgtaaatgcattggCTCCTTACTATTGCCACATGACAGCAGGACTCCTAAATCAAGCCAGggaacaatgaaaaatatttgcGTTGTTTTTCTGGAAAAACAGAGAACCTAAAGGTGTGTCACGAGAGGAATAAATTGGTTCCTAAATTGTTTTGCATAaattgctttgtgttttgtggctttttttccccagtgtgtcccctctctctttccagtgttttttaaaGGGATGACgtacaaaaatgtgtgtgtttcatttaaatgtgttgtattattattatctgatAGAAATCATCATAAAATTAAGAGACTCTTTACCCCTTTCTAATGAAGACACAGGCCTGCAGGCCTACAGGCATGCAATgatgcaaatatgcaaaaattcACAGCTGCATTCAGCCACGCATGTGAGGTGAAAATACAGAGGTTTAGCTAGATGGAAGCAGTGGTGGATGACTGCAAGTTTTGAGCAGCTGAGCTTTTACAGCAGTGGTAGTTAAGAAAACTAAATGATATGATTTGCAATCCCTTTTAATTTTTGGAGAATTAAGAGGTTGAAAAGGCAAAAACCTGACTTCTTCCCTAAAATAGCCTCAAAATTGAGTTGGAAACTTTACTTAATGTATTCAGACACAATTAACCCATTTTTCAACAGGTGTACAACCGCCacatgtcttttgtttgtttgtttgtttgttgtaaacagaGCACATTTTAGTGTGTAACTCCTTGTCATTTACCATATAATTTCCCCAAACTTACAGTGTAATTTCCTTGTATGAATCCATACACATAAATTAGGTACCATTTCCTGCTGTTACTTACAGTTTTTTatgattgcttacacactaagaacatatgcttaaaccaatgtgacaaaacttgaactcattggaactaaaccttaaacacagcgtggccataccttagacacaggtgctgctttgaactgtgtttgcaattctacAGCATACTTCCTCCTTaacactagacactatttcatacagaagacaccttgctcaaaaatgaaaacatgtggttacaattgggaaaacacttacgttcaaaatacaaaacacattgGGTAATTAGAAAacccgagacacacacatgaaagcacttacttagaaaactgaacaccagtcagtcagggcctaagcactacaaacaggccccaggtcagccatgttgagtactttgcgtggaggcggtgagagaaagaggcacaggaagacatcgtatgcgatgtggatgagattttgtggctgtacgtagtttgattttgttgtattgttttatttttgctttacatactatggatgtatgtttatttatgtttgtcaaaagGCTTGACCATgacaaaacctttcaaacatgcagcaaaagcacattttgtaagcgcccaatacaactaatccagccactcactcacttcatattcaacaccaaaatgcaacacagccttttcagtctgaaCAGGTTCAACCTCactttttcttgtgtgtatgcagtcatattttttttgtcgatttacatcgtcacatattgtaaagcaagtagcaaaagccaatatttccttccaacaactcaacttctgcccaaatgagtagattccttcagtcagctctactgtactgtaacatagctgacaacagaatacaaaatacagctatcagtttgaacaaggttctcctgtgtgctacacattcaaatgtgaacttacagtaaagaactgcatccaaactcagaaagactttgaagtgaaacttttactgtatttatggcaaaaactgaaatactgtaattcacatatagtattacacagaaaaactcaaaggagttgaaaaaatacagaatacaatttataggccccttttttgtaggtgcatcctgattgattggtgaatggtgatttgtggaaagggtagtgatgcaggtgcactagtgacttcacagagatgcaggtgcaaaagagtgtgaaaaatgtgtgaatccaatgaaaaggtatggacacatttgcaaaagaaaacttctgcagtggtttggaggtgaagatgatggcaAAGTGGATCCTAGTtccattatactggaaaaagtgattgaaaaaaactgtactgtaaagtacagtatactctatactgtattcagttttgagtttacacctttcctatttatttttattttttggttattttgcaaacagttgttactgtgaaagATGTgcttaatttctattttgagctttgcagaattctttttgaagaaataaatgaaaagcagtaaaaaaaaaaatgcagtgttttgtgttaagtatgttattgtgttgcttgctgctgtgaaagtgtgttcatatgatggaaatgtttatccttttgtcatcagagttgcattttgacaaaggatttttaagttttgatgacagtgtttcagtttgccataaatgtgagtggtttatttccaggtgttgtgtcttatttgcattgtgtttagagttttggcacagtgagcaaaacatttgcaaaatgagttcaagcaatcaaaaaaaactgtaaatgtataGGCACATctgaagaaagacaaaacaacaaggATCAAGGGATAAGTGGGGATTCCAAGTGTGACCAGACCTGCCAGAAACACATTGTAATTTCCTGATATGAATCACTGTGTTAATGAATGAAGTccaggaaaaacaaatgtttttttccttttgctcaTGGCAcgcactgcagcagctcagcacaGGCGCAGAAGagcaaacatgaaaagaaaagaaaagaaaagaaaagcatgcACAACTGTGAGATGCGTGTATTGTTGCCTGAGGATGAAAAACTAACAATACAGTAATGTCATAATAAAGATTATGTATCTTTAATTACACGATAATGTATGCAGGGAGTTGTAAAATGTTAGTAAATCGGCTTTCTTTTAAACTGATGTTTCTTTTAAACAATGAACTGAACAAGGAAATAAccagaagaaaaagaactggCTCAACAGGAAAGCTGAAGAAAACCAAACCGTTTTGTCAGAATTGACCTGCTCATCTTGAAATCCTTCAGCCTCACAAGACCATAAGCTCAAAATAGATTCATGCATAGCGATCATTTCCGCGGTTCAATGATATTGAGTGAATAATGGGTGTGCATGGGACTAGGTGGAAAATGTCATGGTCTGGTATCATTTAGTGAAAATCAGACACTGCAGAGCAACATGAACTATTGATGACTTTATTTCAAGTATCGGTTTGACTACGATTTATGATGAAATGCAGTTTTATCATAATGAggatggaaataaataaaaagatgtaCTTGGTTATTCATAGGTTTATGGTTACAATTTGATTTGACTCTTAACTACCACAGGATAGCTGTCAGTCTGTAGACATTTTGTATAATAAATTATTGTCTCTTGATAGGAAGTTCAGTATCAACACAGGACtatccaaataaagtgtgacctGCACATCAAAAGTCAGTAGTGTTGCATTTTTGCTGCTAAAAAGTCTCTCAAGGGTCAAAAAGAGCCAGTGCTCAGGAGttcaaaaagagaagaaagcatTTCTGTAATTTTTGACAATATTTGGACTTAATAAATGGAAGGATAATCTTTCTGTGGTTTCCCTAttgcacaaacaaaatacacactGGT
The Myripristis murdjan chromosome 16, fMyrMur1.1, whole genome shotgun sequence DNA segment above includes these coding regions:
- the LOC115373297 gene encoding zymogen granule membrane protein 16-like produces the protein MLSYLKLSSLLFMAVMWASCLGRPAAESYSFSGSVGSGSGTSFTSSGTGRITAVRVWEVTGSYITGIQLRYGLIWAQRNGRTYNQAHEIELFDGERIIQVSGKYHQSNYIYQLVFVTSRGRSLTVGQPTQHSFNFYTNNPEAELIILSGRYNGNGITSLGAHWGVMPMNTTEA